A stretch of DNA from Micromonospora sp. NBC_01813:
GCCGTGGCCGACTGCTCTACATCGGCATGACGAGCTGCATCTACGAACGGGTCAAGAGCCACCGGCGTACGTCGAGCTGGTATCGCGACGTCCAGTCGTGGGCCGTCACCGACCTGGGGCGCATGTGCCCTTGGGACTCGGCTCACGCCGAGGAGATTCGGGCTATCCGGGCCGAAGACCCGACCTACAACGTGCAGCACAGCCCCCGCTGGCGCAATCTCGGCCGGGCAGGTGGATGGGCACCCATCGACCAGACCAGGACGGTCGGTGCCCCGTGAACGCCGAAGGCCGGCCCGAAGACCGGCCAACCGACGTCCGTCACGACGAGCCGAGCGTAACCGACCAGACCGACGACGAACGCACCCAACAGCGGGCCGAAGTGCTCGACCGGCTACGGCGACCGGTATCGAACCGACACCGGCGGGTCGAAGTCGACTCCGGTCCGGGGTACAGCGTCGTCCGCTGGGTCAAGACGTGACCGCCGGCACCGAGGAGCTCGCCCCCGTCGTCGCGTCCGAACGTGCCGTACTCGGCACGCTGATGACCGAGCTCGAACCCACCGCCGGCACCGACGACCTGAACCCCGACGACCTGTACCTCGACCGGCACCGCGTCATCCTCGACGCCATCCGCAGGGCCAGGGCCGCCGGGGAGCCCGCCGACATCGCCGCCATCGGCATCCGGCTGGCCGAATCCGGCCGCTTCGACCGGGCCGGCGGCGGCAGGTACCTGACCGATCTGGTCGAAGCGGCCATCACCCCGGGGAGCCTCGCCTACCACGTCGGGGTGATCGCCAAGGCCGCGCAGCGCCGCCGCCGGATCGCCGCGCACGAGCGGATGGGCCAGATCGTCGCCGACGACGACGCGTGGACAGCCCGGGGTGCCGAGCTGCTCGCCGAACTCGAGTCCGGCAGCCGACCTGCCGAGGCACAGGACCGACCCCGACCAAGCTGGAAGCCGGTCGACATCGGGCCAGTGCTGGCCGGCACCTACCAGCCACCCCGGCCGACCGTCGGCCGTCGAGACGACGGCGTCGGCATGTTCTACCCGGGCCGGATGCACACCATCGCCAGCGAAAGCGAGGCCGGTAAGACCTGGCTTGCCCTGCTCGCCGTGCTCTCCGAGCTGGAATCCGGCAACGCCGTGGTGTACCTCGACTTCGAGGACGACGAAGGCGGCATCGTGGGTCGGCTGCTCGCCATGCAGGCCAAGCCCGAACACCTGCGCGAGCGGTTCGCGTACATCAAGCCTGACGACGCGATCGGCGTACTGGGCAACCGAGAAGACCTGCGCCAGGTCCTCGGCGACCTCCGGCCGACGCTCGCGGTACTCGACGGCGTGACCGAGGCAATGAGCCTGCACGGCCTGGAGATGAAGGACAACACCGACGTAGCCGCGTTCGGAAAGCTACTCCCCCGGTGGATCGCCGACCAGGGCCCGGCAACCGTCGCACTCGACCACGTCACGAAGAGCGCCGAAGGCCGAGGCCGGTACGCCATCGGCGGCGTGCACAAGCTGAACGGGCTCAACGGTGCCGGCTACGTACTGGAGAACCGGCGCCCGTTCGGCGTTGGCCTGACCGGCAGGTCCACGGTCTACATCACGAAGGACCGGCCAGCCCAGCTACGCCGACACGCCCAGCCCGGCCGCGAAGGTCTGTTCTGGTTCGGCGACCTGGTCGTCACCTCCCACGAACAGGGGTTCGTCGAACCAGCACTGACACCGCCCACGTCCAACCCCGACACCGGACTTCGGCCGACCAGCGTGATGACGAAGGTCTCGCGGATCCTCGCCGACAACCCCGGCGGACTGTCGAAGAACGCCATCGAAACGATGGCCGGCGGCAAGGCCAGCATCGTGCGGGCCGCGCTCGAACTACTGGTGAACGAGGGGTTCGTACTCCAGAGCAAGCAAGGCGCGTCGCTGATCCATACCCACATCCGTCCATTCACGATCGAGGCGCTGGAAGAGCCCCGTGGATAAGACCTCGTCCCCTCGTCCCAACCTCGTCCCAACCTCGTCCCGGACGAACTCCCGGACCTCGTCCCCTCGTCCCCCTGTATAGGGACGAGGACGAGGGACGAACCTCCGGGCGACCCTGCCAACCATCACCAGGGACGAACCCCGGCGACCCAACCCGGAAGGAACCCCCATGCCCCTCGACCAGCCAGAGATCAACCACATCGACACCCGCACCCACATCGAACACGGCCTACTCGACACCCACGAACGAAACGCCATCATCGACGCCGCCCGAGGAACCGGCGGCGAAGAACTCGAAGCCTTCGGCGGAAACCTCACCGCCCACCCCGTCGACGACCCCTACGAACTGTTCGGCGACCACATCGTCTACCGCCTCTGCAACGCCGTCCGCCACGCCAACGAAGCCATCTTCGGCTGGAACATCCCCCTCGACGTCTTCCGCTTCGGCGTCAACCACTACCGACCCAGCACCACACCCAACAACGAAGGCGACTCCATGGGCGTCCACGTCGACGACGAACGACGCGAAGACTTCCCCTGGCACGTCGCCCACCGAGGCATCTCCATGAGCGTGCCGCTACGCCAGTCACCCGAAGGCGGACAGCTACGCCTACTCACCAACGCCGACACCGACGAATGGACAATCCCCCACCTCAACCCCGGCGACGCCATCATGTTCGGCTCATCCACCGACCACGAGGTCACCCCGGTGGCAGGCGGGGAACGCTGGGTGCTGCTGTTCTGGGCGTACACCAACCACTTCCGGAACGGCATCAGGTAGCTCTCACCACCATGAGTAGTGATGCAGCTACTTAGAGTCCCCGATTTTCCCTTATAGCAGGTATAGGACACCCGCAGTACTGTCCGATTTCCCTCTCCCCTGGCGCGACGCCGGAGGATCGTCGGCCTTTGCTGGCGGTTACCGAGGATCCTTCGGCGAACTGGTCGCCAGACCGAAGGATCGTCGGCGGGTGCCGGTAGGCTGCCTACCATGCGGTTGAACATGGTGACGGACGAACCGGCGATACGTCGGGCGCGTGCTGCCGGTGCGAGCGTGGTCGAGGCGGTGGCGTTGGCCCGGCTTCACGGTGACGACCTGGCGGCCGTCGACCGGGCGGTGATCGGGTTGGCGTCGGCGAGCACCGACCCGCCGACGCCGGAGACGGAGCCTCGCCCGGTGTGGGAGGTGCTGGCGGACATGCACCGGCAGCGGGGTGCTGGTCGACGGGCGGGCCCGCCGGGTGGGTTCGGTGGCCGGGTCGACGGGCGGGGCGGGTCGTGACGGCTCCGGAGTTCGACGCGTTGCGGGCCCGCCGCCGCGAGGTGGCGCGGCAGCTGCGCGCTGAGGGTCTGCCGGTGCGGCAGATCGCCGCACGTCTGGGTGTGAGTCATCCGACGGTGATCGAGGATCTGAGAGAGGTACCTGCCATGACGACGACATCCGCGACGACGACCGATGCGGTTCCGGTGCCGCCGCGATTCGATGAGCGGAACGCGCGGCTGACCATGCTGCTCGACGCCCTCGACGGGCTGGGCCTGGGTGGGATGCTCGGCGAGTCCCGGGCGCTGCTGGCCCGCGCGGCGGACGTCGAGCGTGCCGCCGCCGAGGGGCATTCCCGGGCGCGGTCGGAGGTCGACGGGCTGGTGTCGATGGTGGCGGACGGGACGTTGCCGCTCGACCAGGCCGCGGTGAAGGCCGCGGCGTTGGCGCCGTGGGAGCCGTGGGTGCCGCGGCCGGTCCGGGGTCGGGACAACCGGCGTACGCCGGCGTGGTCGGTGGCGGATCGGGTCGCCGGGGAGTTGCGGGAACGGGCCCGGCTGGCCGCGAAGGCGGCCGGGTTGGACGTGCACGGCCGGCTGTCCCAGTTGGCTGCTGGCGCGGTGAAACGGGGTGTGGAGGCGGGTCGGCACCTGGTCGACGTTCCGGCGGTTCTGGAGGCGTTGAAGCCGCCGAAGGTGCGGCCGGGTCTGATCCAGGCTGGTCCGCAGGCGTCGGACCCGTTCGCGGGACGCCCGCGCGCGAAGCTGCCGGCGCGTGTGCGGAGCGTCGACGACATCCAGGGCAACGGGCCGTTGATGGGCTGGTGGGCTGAGGCGACGTCGGCGACGGAGGAACTGACCCGGCTTCACGACGTCGCCGGGCTGCTTCACGCGGTCGCGGGCGGGGCGTCGTCGGTGTTCGCCGTCGACCCGGACAGCGACAAGCTGGTAAGGGTGAACCGGGACTTGCCGCCGCAGGTGCATCTTGCGGTGGTCGACGCGCTGGGGTGGGGGCCGGGTCTGCACATGGCGTTGAAGGCGGTGCCGTCGCGTTCGTTCGCGGGTCGGGTGTGGGATGCGATCGCGGGTGCCGCCGGTCGGCCGTCGACGGATGGTGTCGAGGTTGTGAACGGGGTTCGGCAGCCTGCCGGTTGGTCGCCGCCGGTGTCGCCAAGGGTTGGGGCGTAAGGGATTCAGCCCGGTTGCCCCGGTGTGCAGCGACCCCCGACCACGCCGGTCGGGGGTCGCTCGTCGTGTGGGTGGGTTCGGCGGCCGGTGCCGTACCCGGGCGGGTCAGTCGTTCTGCCAGGGCCGGTTGCGGCTGATCCACTCGGCGACCTCGGACCGCAACCAGATCGGGCCCTGGCCCAGCGTCGCGACCGGTTCGGGGAAGCCCTTCGCCCGGCTGATCACCCACGCGCGTTGCTTCGACATCGGGCGCCCGGGCGGGCCCAGCATGACGCGAAGCTCGGCAGCGCCGACCAGGTCGGCGGGATCGACTCCCACACTCGCTGACCGTAGGCAGGGACCGAGGTTGTTGACCGGGGTCTGTAGTTGCATCACCCTGTAGGGGTCACGTCACGACATCAGAGAGTGAGACCCCCATGACGTCGATGGACGACAGCAGGTGGCTCGACACCGGCGCCGGGCCCGGCTACGGCGAGCAGACCGCCACCATCCGGCACTGCGGCCGCGACTGGCCCTCCGACCCGGCCGACGAGGAGCCCATCCCGGCGGACGCGGAGGTGACCTTCACGTCGACCTGGACGTGGTCCGCGCTCGTCGACGAGTTCGGCGAGACCGAGGCAACGGCGATCCTCGCCGACCGGCTGATGGGCAAGCGGCCGGACCAGGGCAACGCCTGAAACCGTTGCGACGTAACGGATCCGGCGAGCAGAGATCCCGCACCCAGGTTCGGGATCCGTGAGGCGCTCACGGATTCGGAACCCGGGTTCCGAATCGCGCAGGCCTCTGCGCGATCAGGTGTCGTCGAGGGGCACGGCAGCAACGGGGATCCTCGGATCCCCGCCGGCAGGACAGGCGACAGCCGGCCGACACCGAAGTGCCGGCCGGCCCACCACCGCCTACCGGGCCGACGAACCCACCAGCACCGGGCCACGCCCGCCCGTACCGGCGTCGTCCGGCTCGTCGGCGAGTAGCCGCGCCAACGCCGTAGCCCGGTCCGTGGACACCGCACAGCCGGCCGCACGCACCTGCCGGGCCAACTCGTCACGGGTGACCCGCCGGCCGGCAGAGCGGATCTCAGCGGCCACCGTGCGGGCAACCCGCATCACGTCGTCCTCAGGTCCGGGTCCGTCCTGACCGTCGTCCTGACCGTCCCGGTACCCGTCGCCGACCAGGGAGGTCGACCCGGTCGACGCCGACCGGCGCCCGTCGGCGATCGGACGACCGGACCTGGTCAGCACCTCGACCGCGAGTAGGAAACTGACTGCCGGCACAGCAGCGACCAGCCGGGCCGTTGGGGTCGGCTCCGCGCTGGCGATGTTCGCCGCCACCGTGGCGAGCACACCGAACACCAACGCGACCCGGGCCGACCACCGCGGCCGCCGGTGGTGCCGCTTG
This window harbors:
- a CDS encoding GIY-YIG nuclease family protein, with translation MYLYRAYDRRGRLLYIGMTSCIYERVKSHRRTSSWYRDVQSWAVTDLGRMCPWDSAHAEEIRAIRAEDPTYNVQHSPRWRNLGRAGGWAPIDQTRTVGAP
- a CDS encoding DnaB-like helicase N-terminal domain-containing protein, whose product is MTAGTEELAPVVASERAVLGTLMTELEPTAGTDDLNPDDLYLDRHRVILDAIRRARAAGEPADIAAIGIRLAESGRFDRAGGGRYLTDLVEAAITPGSLAYHVGVIAKAAQRRRRIAAHERMGQIVADDDAWTARGAELLAELESGSRPAEAQDRPRPSWKPVDIGPVLAGTYQPPRPTVGRRDDGVGMFYPGRMHTIASESEAGKTWLALLAVLSELESGNAVVYLDFEDDEGGIVGRLLAMQAKPEHLRERFAYIKPDDAIGVLGNREDLRQVLGDLRPTLAVLDGVTEAMSLHGLEMKDNTDVAAFGKLLPRWIADQGPATVALDHVTKSAEGRGRYAIGGVHKLNGLNGAGYVLENRRPFGVGLTGRSTVYITKDRPAQLRRHAQPGREGLFWFGDLVVTSHEQGFVEPALTPPTSNPDTGLRPTSVMTKVSRILADNPGGLSKNAIETMAGGKASIVRAALELLVNEGFVLQSKQGASLIHTHIRPFTIEALEEPRG
- a CDS encoding 2OG-Fe(II) oxygenase, with the translated sequence MPLDQPEINHIDTRTHIEHGLLDTHERNAIIDAARGTGGEELEAFGGNLTAHPVDDPYELFGDHIVYRLCNAVRHANEAIFGWNIPLDVFRFGVNHYRPSTTPNNEGDSMGVHVDDERREDFPWHVAHRGISMSVPLRQSPEGGQLRLLTNADTDEWTIPHLNPGDAIMFGSSTDHEVTPVAGGERWVLLFWAYTNHFRNGIR
- a CDS encoding helix-turn-helix domain-containing protein codes for the protein MTAPEFDALRARRREVARQLRAEGLPVRQIAARLGVSHPTVIEDLREVPAMTTTSATTTDAVPVPPRFDERNARLTMLLDALDGLGLGGMLGESRALLARAADVERAAAEGHSRARSEVDGLVSMVADGTLPLDQAAVKAAALAPWEPWVPRPVRGRDNRRTPAWSVADRVAGELRERARLAAKAAGLDVHGRLSQLAAGAVKRGVEAGRHLVDVPAVLEALKPPKVRPGLIQAGPQASDPFAGRPRAKLPARVRSVDDIQGNGPLMGWWAEATSATEELTRLHDVAGLLHAVAGGASSVFAVDPDSDKLVRVNRDLPPQVHLAVVDALGWGPGLHMALKAVPSRSFAGRVWDAIAGAAGRPSTDGVEVVNGVRQPAGWSPPVSPRVGA
- a CDS encoding DUF2637 domain-containing protein, whose amino-acid sequence is MPHSLVLLAAFGAGLVGVTIGAVAWQVAHRPAAPVTTLASRAAAVVVALVAGYASWMHIAAVARSAGEPASVAALLPLAVDGLIVVGTMALVDDKRHHRRPRWSARVALVFGVLATVAANIASAEPTPTARLVAAVPAVSFLLAVEVLTRSGRPIADGRRSASTGSTSLVGDGYRDGQDDGQDGPGPEDDVMRVARTVAAEIRSAGRRVTRDELARQVRAAGCAVSTDRATALARLLADEPDDAGTGGRGPVLVGSSAR